In Polaribacter sp. L3A8, a genomic segment contains:
- a CDS encoding polyprenyl synthetase family protein, which yields MDILHYQKDFINYLESKKWVNEPKNLYEPIDYIIKLGGKRMRPILTLMAADIFSESYEKAMPAALAVEVFHNFTLIHDDIMDDAPLRRGKETVHEKWDLNTGILSGDAMLILAYQYFENYEPIVFQKLAKLFSKTALEVCDGQQLDVDFETRNDVTIDEYINMIRLKTSVLVAAALKMGAIVAETSDENANLIYEFGLNLGIAFQLQDDYLDTFGDPKTFGKQIGGDIIENKKTYMYLKALEVASEDDKRKLYFFYNQKIEDNWIKINEVTQIFEQNNIPVLIKEQIKDYTEKAFETLFSMNISKENKQGLRNFGLWLMNRSV from the coding sequence TTGGACATTCTACATTATCAGAAAGATTTTATTAATTATTTAGAATCTAAAAAGTGGGTTAATGAACCTAAAAATTTATATGAACCCATAGATTACATTATTAAATTAGGAGGTAAAAGAATGCGTCCTATTTTAACATTAATGGCAGCAGATATTTTTTCTGAATCATATGAAAAAGCAATGCCAGCTGCTTTAGCTGTTGAGGTTTTTCATAATTTCACTTTGATTCACGATGATATTATGGATGATGCTCCTTTAAGAAGGGGTAAAGAAACAGTGCACGAAAAATGGGATCTTAACACAGGTATTCTTTCGGGGGATGCAATGTTGATTTTAGCATATCAATATTTTGAAAATTATGAGCCTATCGTTTTTCAGAAATTGGCAAAATTATTTAGTAAAACAGCATTAGAAGTTTGTGACGGACAACAATTAGATGTCGATTTTGAAACCAGAAATGATGTAACTATTGATGAATATATCAATATGATTCGTTTAAAAACATCGGTTTTAGTAGCAGCGGCATTAAAAATGGGTGCTATTGTAGCAGAAACGAGTGATGAAAATGCAAACTTAATTTATGAATTTGGTTTAAACTTAGGGATTGCATTTCAATTGCAAGATGACTATTTAGATACTTTTGGGGATCCTAAGACTTTTGGGAAGCAAATCGGAGGTGACATTATAGAAAATAAGAAAACTTACATGTATTTAAAAGCTTTGGAAGTTGCGTCTGAGGATGATAAAAGAAAATTATATTTTTTTTATAACCAAAAAATTGAAGATAATTGGATAAAAATTAATGAGGTAACTCAAATTTTTGAACAAAACAATATCCCTGTTTTAATAAAAGAACAAATTAAAGATTATACAGAAAAAGCGTTTGAGACATTATTTTCAATGAATATATCTAAAGAAAACAAGCAGGGGCTAAGAAATTTTGGACTTTGGCTGATGAATAGATCTGTTTAA
- a CDS encoding ISAon1 family transposase produces the protein MGSTEARNRLVIVCKEFRTHLSLDETAFSNGDLYTIITNKLAKGKKGAIVAMIKGTKAEVVIKILHKIPLKHRKKVREVTLDMAGNMGLIVKKSFPNAALVIDRFHVQKLALDALQEIRIKHRWEAIDVENDAIENARSKSLKYTQKLLPNGDTLKQLLARSRYLLYKSSSKWTKNQSIRAEILFEKYPDIEKAYKLCQNLSWIFNNTTDKTSALIRLAKWDEKVRQAHFKSFNTIARTMSIHYKNILNYFDNRSTNASAESFNAKI, from the coding sequence TTGGGATCAACAGAAGCACGCAACAGACTGGTTATTGTTTGCAAAGAATTTAGGACTCACTTATCACTTGATGAAACTGCCTTTTCTAACGGTGATTTATATACCATAATAACAAATAAATTAGCTAAAGGAAAGAAAGGAGCAATAGTAGCCATGATCAAAGGAACTAAAGCTGAAGTTGTCATAAAAATACTTCATAAAATTCCTTTAAAACATAGGAAGAAAGTCAGGGAAGTAACCTTGGATATGGCAGGAAATATGGGGCTTATAGTCAAGAAATCCTTTCCAAACGCTGCCTTAGTAATAGATCGTTTTCATGTGCAAAAATTAGCATTAGATGCACTGCAAGAAATAAGAATTAAACATCGGTGGGAAGCGATTGATGTTGAGAATGATGCCATTGAAAACGCCAGAAGTAAATCTTTAAAATACACCCAAAAACTATTACCAAATGGAGATACACTCAAACAACTATTAGCTAGAAGCAGATATCTATTATATAAATCAAGTAGTAAATGGACTAAAAATCAATCTATAAGAGCAGAAATATTGTTTGAAAAATATCCTGATATAGAGAAAGCATACAAGTTATGTCAAAATCTATCTTGGATATTCAATAACACTACAGACAAAACATCAGCACTTATAAGACTTGCTAAATGGGATGAAAAAGTAAGACAGGCACACTTTAAAAGCTTCAACACTATAGCTAGAACGATGTCGATACATTATAAAAACATCTTAAACTATTTTGATAATCGAAGTACGAATGCATCAGCAGAATCATTCAATGCTAAAATTTAA
- a CDS encoding ISAon1 family transposase N-terminal region protein: MDTSIELTKLLLPEILVDYFKLTKHEVKNGELHFHFTELNTIPEEFKALKLNSKGFFPEATVQDFPIRGKNVFLHVIRRRWVEENSKKVVTRDWQLVAKGTRITSEFAAFLKDISQ, encoded by the coding sequence TTGGATACTTCAATTGAACTAACAAAACTATTATTACCAGAAATTCTTGTTGACTATTTTAAACTAACTAAGCACGAAGTTAAAAATGGAGAACTTCATTTCCATTTCACAGAATTAAATACGATTCCTGAAGAATTCAAAGCACTTAAATTAAATTCTAAAGGTTTCTTTCCTGAAGCTACTGTTCAAGATTTCCCAATTCGAGGTAAAAACGTTTTTCTACACGTTATTAGACGACGTTGGGTTGAGGAAAATTCTAAAAAAGTGGTTACTAGAGATTGGCAATTAGTAGCAAAAGGCACTAGAATAACTAGTGAATTTGCTGCTTTTTTAAAAGATATCAGTCAGTAA